A single Tissierellales bacterium DNA region contains:
- a CDS encoding amino acid ABC transporter ATP-binding protein has product MNLKIENLTKSYQGKVILDNINFEMDSLSSLAIIGPSGGGKSTLLRIIAGLEKPSSGSIWINGSKLEYKEKSIREYRKSIGMVFQSYNLFPHLTAIENITLPMRVVHNKKADMAENEALDLLQRFQLSEHKDKKPHQLSGGQKQRIALARALALDSDFLLLDEPTSALDPELTNEVLDMMRDLKNSEKQDLILVTHEMGFAQRACDETMFIVDGKIAEYGKSKEIFSKPKSNTLKRFLEKTFEWQ; this is encoded by the coding sequence ATGAATCTTAAAATAGAAAATCTTACTAAAAGTTATCAGGGAAAGGTTATACTAGACAATATAAATTTTGAGATGGATTCTCTTAGTTCACTTGCTATAATTGGACCATCAGGTGGAGGAAAGTCAACACTACTTAGAATTATTGCTGGTCTAGAAAAGCCTAGTTCAGGATCTATTTGGATAAATGGATCAAAATTAGAATATAAAGAGAAGTCAATCAGAGAATATAGGAAGTCTATTGGAATGGTTTTTCAGTCTTATAATCTATTTCCACATCTGACTGCTATTGAAAATATTACTTTGCCAATGAGGGTTGTGCATAACAAAAAAGCAGATATGGCAGAAAATGAAGCTCTTGATTTATTGCAAAGATTTCAGCTATCAGAGCATAAAGACAAAAAGCCTCATCAGCTATCTGGAGGACAAAAACAGAGGATCGCTTTAGCTAGGGCATTGGCTCTAGATTCTGATTTTTTGCTTTTAGATGAACCTACATCAGCACTAGATCCAGAACTTACAAATGAAGTGCTAGATATGATGCGAGACTTAAAGAACAGTGAAAAACAAGATTTGATACTTGTTACACATGAAATGGGATTTGCACAAAGAGCGTGTGATGAAACTATGTTTATAGTAGATGGTAAAATTGCAGAATATGGTAAAAGTAAAGAAATTTTTAGTAAACCCAAAAGCAATACATTGAAAAGATTTTTAGAAAAAACATTTGAATGGCAATAA
- a CDS encoding ACT domain-containing protein — MKKKYLVVEKKILPEAFEKVVIAKRLLDSGQAENISQAVKIVGISRSTFYKYKDSIFTLSETTHHQKVSINFRLTHNPGILNEVLSYIASQSGNIITIHQDIPIHGHASVSITFDMTHLSIELDDLIQGIASIEGVSDVNLIAVE; from the coding sequence ATGAAAAAAAAATACTTGGTTGTCGAAAAAAAAATATTGCCTGAAGCATTTGAAAAAGTAGTAATCGCAAAGAGACTGCTAGATTCTGGGCAAGCAGAAAACATTTCCCAAGCAGTCAAAATAGTCGGAATTAGCCGAAGCACATTTTACAAATATAAAGATAGTATATTTACTCTAAGTGAAACAACTCACCACCAAAAAGTTTCTATCAATTTTAGATTGACTCACAACCCTGGCATTCTAAATGAAGTTCTATCATATATAGCAAGTCAATCTGGTAATATAATAACTATTCATCAAGATATACCAATTCATGGGCATGCTTCAGTTTCTATAACTTTTGATATGACTCATCTTTCCATAGAGTTAGATGATTTAATACAAGGCATAGCATCAATCGAAGGTGTTTCTGATGTAAATCTAATAGCGGTTGAGTAA
- a CDS encoding amino acid ABC transporter permease, which translates to MDTLKRFFLKNEDGEYYSKNIVYLNWAILIGLLLIAAAVAFNRLGYNTRWYTVYEYRNKFIIGFRITVLISFFSLLLSLILGMLFALARHSRIILLNQISIFYVGLIRGTPFLVQIFMGFYVIGTALNITNRYIAGVLILSIFSGAYVTEIIRAGIESIENTQIDAAKALGFKKMQMYRYIIMPQVIRRILPPLAGQFISLVKDSSLLSIIAVNEFTKNYQEVDSITFAMIENLTVLAIGYLILTIPMSYLAKYLERKYNYES; encoded by the coding sequence ATGGATACATTAAAAAGATTTTTTTTGAAAAACGAAGATGGAGAATACTATTCTAAAAATATTGTTTATTTGAATTGGGCAATATTGATAGGCTTATTATTAATAGCGGCTGCTGTAGCATTTAATAGGCTAGGATATAATACGAGATGGTATACAGTATATGAGTATCGTAATAAATTCATAATTGGTTTTAGAATTACTGTCTTGATTAGTTTCTTTTCCCTATTACTTAGTTTGATACTTGGGATGTTATTCGCACTTGCAAGGCATTCGCGAATAATATTGTTAAATCAAATAAGTATTTTTTATGTTGGATTGATAAGAGGAACGCCTTTTTTAGTGCAAATATTTATGGGTTTTTATGTTATAGGGACAGCTCTGAATATAACAAACAGATATATAGCGGGAGTTCTAATACTTTCAATATTTTCAGGGGCTTATGTTACTGAAATTATAAGAGCTGGTATAGAAAGCATAGAGAATACTCAAATAGATGCAGCTAAAGCGCTTGGATTTAAGAAAATGCAGATGTATAGGTATATAATAATGCCACAGGTCATCAGAAGAATACTTCCCCCATTGGCAGGTCAATTTATTTCACTAGTCAAGGATTCATCTTTGTTATCTATAATTGCTGTAAATGAATTTACTAAAAATTATCAAGAAGTTGATTCTATTACATTTGCGATGATTGAGAATCTTACAGTGCTGGCCATAGGATATTTGATATTAACTATACCTATGTCATATTTGGCTAAGTATTTAGAAAGGAAGTATAACTATGAATCTTAA
- the pepF gene encoding oligoendopeptidase F, with translation MKKNKIIKKLLVLSLAASMLFSQTAVFAEKPLPKRAEVGEAYKWQLEDIYKTNEDFKSDVKKLREEYIPKLKAFKGKLNSATQLANYFKLDEEASYIIEKVYMYPNLMSDLDQSNATATELVGMATGVYNEYLAATSFTTPEILNLDSKKLENLKKDKKLAVYSHHLDALIKKKEHILSEKEETLLALAGELSETPNDIFDKVTLADFQKAKVKDKEGKEIVLTNSAYRKILESDDRDFRKRAALARGESYKKVNNTLAATYAGEIKKNIFFAKARGYNSALESSLAAENISKEIYENLVNAVNKNLAPLHKYYAVKKDVLGYDELHGYDNSVSLVKDYKLEYTYDEAVAMILEALKPLGEEYLNQFKEGIESRWLDVYEDDKKYTGGYNWGPYGVHPYILLNYDNSLDSALTLAHEMGHALNSVYSDKKQAYINADYSIFTAEVASTANELLVMDYLIKNAKSDDEKLYLLNKQIENIRGTVYTQVMFSEFEQKSHELVEAGKALSPEVLNNLWMDIMKKYYGESYTFDETSKYGWSRIPHFYMNFYVYKYATSISAANELVKNIVDEKEGATDKYLEFLAAGGSDYPVEILKKAGVDMSKTEAVDNILVYFNDLVNQWEELLKKQNQEKSVQKDVKSA, from the coding sequence ATGAAAAAGAATAAAATCATAAAAAAGTTATTAGTACTTAGTTTGGCAGCATCAATGTTATTTTCTCAAACTGCAGTTTTTGCAGAAAAACCTCTTCCAAAGAGAGCAGAAGTTGGAGAAGCATATAAGTGGCAATTAGAAGACATATACAAGACTAATGAAGATTTTAAATCAGATGTGAAAAAATTAAGAGAAGAGTATATTCCAAAGCTGAAGGCGTTTAAGGGGAAACTAAATTCAGCAACTCAATTAGCTAATTATTTCAAATTGGATGAGGAAGCATCATATATAATAGAGAAAGTATACATGTATCCTAATTTGATGTCTGACTTAGATCAGTCAAATGCAACTGCAACAGAGCTAGTTGGAATGGCAACAGGTGTATATAATGAATATTTAGCAGCAACTTCATTTACTACACCAGAGATATTAAACTTAGATTCTAAAAAATTAGAAAATTTGAAAAAAGATAAAAAATTAGCTGTATACAGTCATCATTTAGATGCATTGATTAAGAAAAAAGAACATATCTTATCCGAGAAAGAGGAAACACTACTTGCATTAGCGGGAGAGCTGAGCGAAACTCCAAATGATATATTTGATAAGGTAACTTTAGCTGATTTTCAAAAAGCAAAAGTTAAAGATAAAGAAGGAAAAGAAATTGTACTTACTAATTCAGCTTATAGAAAAATATTAGAGTCTGATGATAGAGATTTTCGTAAAAGGGCGGCACTTGCTAGAGGAGAATCGTATAAAAAAGTTAATAATACTTTAGCAGCGACTTATGCTGGTGAGATAAAGAAAAATATATTCTTTGCGAAAGCTAGAGGATACAACTCAGCTCTAGAATCTTCATTAGCTGCGGAAAATATCTCAAAAGAAATATATGAAAATTTGGTAAATGCGGTTAATAAAAATTTAGCACCTTTACACAAATATTACGCAGTCAAAAAAGATGTATTGGGCTACGATGAATTACACGGTTACGATAATTCAGTATCTTTGGTAAAAGATTATAAATTAGAGTATACTTATGATGAAGCTGTAGCTATGATTCTTGAGGCGCTGAAACCTTTGGGAGAAGAGTATCTAAATCAGTTTAAAGAAGGAATTGAGAGCCGTTGGTTAGATGTGTATGAAGATGATAAAAAATATACAGGTGGATATAACTGGGGACCATACGGAGTTCATCCATATATCTTACTTAATTATGACAATTCTCTAGATTCGGCTTTGACATTAGCACATGAAATGGGTCATGCATTAAATTCTGTTTATTCAGATAAAAAGCAAGCATATATAAATGCAGATTATTCTATTTTTACAGCAGAAGTTGCATCAACAGCGAATGAGCTTCTTGTTATGGATTATTTGATAAAGAATGCAAAGAGTGATGATGAAAAGCTTTACTTGTTGAACAAGCAAATTGAAAATATAAGAGGAACTGTTTATACTCAAGTTATGTTTTCAGAGTTTGAGCAAAAATCGCATGAATTGGTTGAAGCTGGAAAAGCATTGTCTCCAGAGGTGCTAAATAATTTATGGATGGATATAATGAAGAAATACTATGGTGAGAGCTATACGTTTGATGAGACATCAAAATATGGTTGGAGTAGAATACCACATTTTTATATGAATTTCTATGTATACAAATATGCTACTAGCATTTCAGCTGCGAATGAATTAGTTAAGAATATTGTGGATGAAAAAGAGGGTGCCACAGATAAGTATTTAGAATTCTTAGCGGCAGGAGGTTCAGATTATCCAGTTGAAATACTAAAAAAAGCTGGAGTGGATATGTCAAAAACTGAAGCTGTAGATAATATCTTAGTTTATTTTAACGATTTAGTGAATCAATGGGAAGAATTGTTAAAGAAACAGAATCAAGAAAAAAGTGTTCAAAAAGATGTAAAAAGTGCTTAA